A stretch of Henckelia pumila isolate YLH828 chromosome 4, ASM3356847v2, whole genome shotgun sequence DNA encodes these proteins:
- the LOC140860922 gene encoding uncharacterized protein — protein sequence MPHFKLLEINIISAQDLPPVSKTLRTFAAVFIDPGHKLTTRVDQRGTTNPTWNYKLAFQVDDDFLRSKSSAINIEIYNVTWLRDLPIGTTRLLINNLSPTLGRNSSERRVKLQICTASGHLQGTLNLGLQLVDDTCPEGSSEIISISRTTDIEENNYHEDQYIYEKEVEYCEINETSKEDRRMVITRPGSDHTTYTYSNSLFSAMRPLPSEVASDMRKWLYSSQGDDFGSSIFENWTEAAGGIKISEKHAAKSGNPKRPDDAIPVKKGDDVNDHKKSLFSCIGNAYGFEFSFICGSKKWKHKRKNKKKKQNFKLIGLPEENLRKFYV from the coding sequence ATGCCTCATTTCAAGCTCCTGGAAATCAACATAATCTCTGCACAAGACCTCCCGCCCGTGTCGAAAACCCTACGAACATTCGCCGCCGTGTTCATCGACCCCGGCCACAAATTAACCACCAGGGTCGATCAACGGGGCACCACCAACCCCACCTGGAACTACAAGCTCGCTTTCCAGGTGGACGACGACTTTCTTCGATCCAAATCCTCCGCCATCAACATCGAAATCTACAATGTCACCTGGTTGCGAGACCTCCCCATCGGCACCACCCGTCTTCTCATCAACAATCTGTCGCCAACCCTCGGGAGAAACTCGTCCGAAAGGCGGGttaagcttcagatttgtaccGCATCGGGGCATCTTCAAGGAACCCTGAATCTTGGTCTCCAGCTTGTAGACGATACATGTCCAGAAGGGTCGAGCGAAATAATTAGTATATCCAGGACAACGGATATTGAAGAAAATAATTATCATGAAgatcaatatatatatgaaaaggaGGTAGAATATTGCGAGATTAATGAGACGTCGAAAGAAGATAGGAGAATGGTGATCACCAGGCCAGGATCTGACCACACGACTTATACGTATAGTAACTCGCTTTTCTCCGCGATGCGGCCATTGCCGTCCGAGGTAGCTTCGGACATGAGAAAATGGCTGTATTCTAGCCAAGGGGATGACTTTGGCAGCTCCATATTTGAGAATTGGACAGAAGCTGCTGGTGGGATCAAGATCAGTGAAAAACATGCAGCCAAATCCGGAAACCCGAAACGGCCGGACGATGCAATTCCGGTGAAGAAAGGCGATGATGTTAATGATCATAAGAAAAGTTTGTTTTCGTGCATTGGAAATGCTTATGGATTCGAGTTTAGCTTCATTTGCGGGTCCAAGAAATGGAAGCACAAGAGgaagaataagaagaagaaacaaAACTTTAAGTTGATCGGGCTTCCGGAAGAAAATCTTCGCAAGTTTTACGTGTGA
- the LOC140865170 gene encoding hypothetical protein At1g04090-like, translating to MFGFWDCCASSCSDSVFEEFLEDPKPFSLPSPLPQWPKGKDFASGKICLGELEVVKIMDFDKIWSCTPSRGKAKGVTFYRPCEIPDGYSCLGHYCQPSNKKLRGYVLVAKAVDKENGPNRDSESEFPALKKPLNYSLIWSDDSGDDECGYIWLPNPPEGYKSMGFVVTTEPNEPEIEEVRCVRADLTEHCEVTEVTFDMKARNSKAQFYIWNTRACGRGLLGKGVPVGTFFCGKDENPEDELNIACLKNLDSSLLAMPNLEQVHAIVKEYGPTLYFHPDEVYFPSSVSWFFENGALLFKKGRDKGLEIDSAGSNLPAGGENDKEFWLDLPVDDDDDDNDSQDYVKYGKIETSELYVHVKPASGGSFTDLAMWVFCPFNGPVTFKAGAWNYACNRLGQHVGDWEHYTLRVSNFTGELWSIYFSEHSGGEWLDASELEFIEGNKAVVYSSKHGHASFPQEGCYIQGSTKLGLGVRNDCAKSKFLVDSSTKYQIVAAEYLGDEFVAEPYWLQYMREWGPTVVYDSLPELEKIIKHLPFFIRLSVETLMELFPTELYGEEGPTGPKEKDNWVGDERC from the exons ATGTTCGGTTTCTGGGATTGCTGTGCATCATCATGCTCCGACAGTGTATTTGAAGAGTTCTTGGAGGATCCGAAGCCATTTTCTTTGCCTTCTCCTCTTCCACAGTGGCCTAAAG GTAAAGATTTTGCATCAGGGAAAATATGCCTGGGTGAATTAGAAGTCGTTAAAATCATGGATTTCGATAAAATATGGAGTTGCACCCCATCACGAGGGAAGGCCAAAGGTGTTACTTTCTATAGGCCTTGTGAAATTCCAGATGGATATTCATGCCTTGGTCATTATTGTCAGCCAAGTAACAAGAAACTGAGAGGTTATGTCCTTGTAGCCAAAGCCGTTGATAAAGAAAATGGTCCGAATCGGGATTCGGAATCTGAGTTTCCAGCTCTCAAAAAGCCTCTTAACTATAGTTTGATATGGAGTGATGATTCTGGTGATGATGAATGTGGTTATATTTGGCTACCAAATCCACCAGAAGGTTATAAATCCATGGGTTTTGTGGTTACCACTGAGCCTAATGAACCTGAAATCGAAGAGGTTAGATGTGTTCGAGCTGATCTTACTGAACATTGTGAAGTTACTGAGGTTACATTTGATATGAAAGCTCGCAACTCGAAAGCTCAGTTTTATATTTGGAACACGAGGGCCTGTGGAAGGGGACTGCTTGGTAAAGGTGTCCCTGTTGGTACATTCTTCTGTGGTAAAGATGAGAATCCTGAAGATGAGTTGAATATTGCTTGCTTGAAAAACCTCGATTCTTCGCTTCTTGCAATGCCGAATCTTGAGCAAGTTCATGCCATTGTCAAGGAATACGGGCCGACCCTGTATTTCCATCCAGATGAAGTTtattttccttcttcagtttCTTGGTTTTTCGAAAACGGGGCTCTTTTGTTCAAAAAAGGGAGGGATAAAGGTCTTGAAATTGATTCAGCAGGATCAAATTTACCGGCTGGTGGAGAAAATGATAAAGAGTTCTGGCTTGATTTACcagttgatgatgatgatgatgataatgatAGCCAAGACTATGTCAAATATGGTAAAATCGAAACATCCGAGCTCTATGTCCATGTAAAACCAGCTTCTGGAGGCTCTTTCACGGATCTTGCTATGTGGGTTTTTTGCCCTTTCAACGGCCCCGTTACGTTTAAAGCCGGAGCGTGGAATTATGCATGCAATAGATTAGGACAGCATGTTGGCGATTGGGAACATTATACACTTCGCGTCAGTAACTTCACTGGAGAGCTTTGGAGCATATATTTTTCAGAGCATAGTGGTGGTGAATGGCTCGATGCCTCGGAGTTGGAGTTCATCGAAGGAAATAAAGCAGTAGTTTACTCCTCAAAACATGGCCACGCAAGTTTCCCACAGGAGGGATGCTACATCCAGGGCTCAACAAAACTTGGTCTTGGTGTGAGGAATGATTGTGCTAAAAGCAAGTTTTTGGTCGACTCGAGTACCAAGTACCAGATTGTTGCTGCGGAGTATCTTGGAGATGAATTTGTAGCCGAGCCATATTGGCTACAGTACATGAGAGAATGGGGTCCTACCGTCGTTTACGACTCACTGCCTGAATTGGAGAAGATCATCAAACACCTTCCTTTCTTCATTAGACTTTCGGTCGAAACTCTCATGGAGCTATTTCCTACTGAACTTTACGGTGAAGAAGGGCCAACAGGACCAAAAGAGAAGGATAATTGGGTAGGGGATGAACGGTGTTAG